The following coding sequences lie in one Pseudomonas sp. SL4(2022) genomic window:
- a CDS encoding SelT/SelW/SelH family protein: MSSHKVEVIITYCTQCQWLLRAAWLAQELLSTFTDDLARVSLEPGTGGVFRITCDGVQLWERKVDGGFPEAKVLKQRLRDQIDPARDLGHNDRSH; encoded by the coding sequence ATGTCCAGCCATAAAGTCGAAGTAATCATCACCTATTGCACTCAGTGCCAGTGGCTGCTGCGCGCCGCTTGGCTGGCTCAGGAACTGCTCTCGACGTTCACCGATGACCTGGCCCGAGTCAGCCTGGAGCCCGGCACCGGTGGTGTGTTTCGTATCACCTGCGATGGGGTGCAGCTCTGGGAACGCAAGGTCGATGGTGGCTTTCCGGAAGCCAAAGTACTGAAACAGCGCTTGCGCGATCAGATCGATCCGGCGCGGGATCTGGGTCACAACGACCGCAGCCATTGA
- a CDS encoding DHA2 family efflux MFS transporter permease subunit — protein sequence MGDDLQTLQQRFGPRYPQWLLALLMVGSMAMVLASTSINVALPAIMADFAIGRPLAQWLSTGFLASMTAGLLLAAWAHARFGARRTAQFGLLLFILSSLLALLSHAAWQLITLRIVQGLCAGIVQPLAMVLIFRVFAEGGRGMALGLYGLGVMLAPSLGPAIGGYLVDHFGWAAIFWMPLPMCMLALLTGQWLLPSARARSAQRLDLLAFICLCVFIFAALGFLAEAQRFTWSAPRVWLPGALALMAVLLFVQRSRGASQPLLPLALWRHPGFRSASWVALTLGLGLYGSTYLIPLYLQTVDGFSAGQAGMLLLPAGLLMGMASFLGGWLSDRLSAAVLLSTGLLIFALSAAGLAWVEQGASFLLLCFWTCVGRIGLGILLPALSTGSLDILSADELAQGAGAITFVRQLGGAFGVNLLTFFLEWRHSAEGGDQWAELLAFKQSFWLVAGVFALTVFAAWGVRSKQR from the coding sequence ATGGGCGATGACCTGCAGACGCTGCAACAGCGCTTCGGTCCGCGTTATCCGCAGTGGCTGCTGGCGTTGTTGATGGTCGGCAGCATGGCCATGGTGCTGGCCTCTACCAGCATCAATGTCGCCTTGCCGGCGATCATGGCGGACTTTGCCATCGGTCGGCCGCTGGCGCAGTGGTTGTCCACCGGTTTTCTCGCGTCCATGACGGCGGGTCTGTTATTGGCCGCTTGGGCCCATGCGCGTTTTGGTGCGCGGCGTACGGCGCAGTTCGGCCTGTTGCTGTTTATCCTCAGTTCACTGCTGGCGCTGTTAAGCCATGCGGCCTGGCAACTGATCACGCTGCGTATCGTGCAGGGGCTGTGTGCCGGGATTGTTCAGCCACTGGCCATGGTGCTGATTTTCCGTGTATTTGCTGAAGGTGGCCGCGGTATGGCGCTCGGCCTGTATGGCCTGGGCGTGATGCTGGCCCCGTCGTTGGGGCCGGCCATTGGCGGCTATCTGGTCGATCATTTCGGCTGGGCTGCAATATTCTGGATGCCTTTGCCGATGTGCATGCTGGCGCTGCTGACCGGACAATGGCTGTTGCCGAGTGCCCGAGCGCGCAGCGCCCAGCGCCTCGATCTGCTGGCCTTTATCTGCTTGTGCGTATTCATCTTTGCGGCCCTGGGTTTTTTGGCTGAAGCCCAGCGTTTTACCTGGAGTGCACCGCGTGTTTGGCTACCGGGTGCGCTAGCGCTGATGGCCGTGCTGCTGTTTGTGCAGCGCAGTCGAGGGGCTTCACAGCCGCTCTTGCCTCTGGCGTTGTGGCGGCATCCCGGGTTTCGCAGTGCCAGCTGGGTGGCTCTGACCCTGGGATTGGGCCTGTACGGTTCGACTTACCTTATTCCGCTTTACCTGCAGACCGTGGACGGTTTCAGTGCCGGACAGGCTGGCATGCTGTTGTTGCCAGCTGGATTGCTGATGGGGATGGCGTCCTTTCTCGGCGGCTGGCTCAGTGATCGGTTGTCGGCGGCTGTGCTGCTGAGCACCGGGCTGCTGATTTTTGCGCTGTCGGCTGCCGGGTTGGCCTGGGTCGAGCAGGGTGCGTCCTTTCTGCTGCTGTGCTTCTGGACTTGTGTCGGGCGCATCGGTCTGGGCATCCTGCTGCCGGCCTTGAGCACGGGTTCGCTGGATATTCTCAGTGCCGATGAGCTGGCTCAGGGGGCCGGAGCCATCACCTTCGTACGCCAGTTGGGCGGTGCTTTTGGGGTCAATCTGCTGACCTTCTTTCTGGAGTGGCGGCACAGCGCCGAGGGCGGTGATCAGTGGGCTGAACTGCTGGCTTTCAAGCAGAGTTTCTGGCTGGTAGCGGGCGTGTTCGCACTGACTGTTTTTGCCGCCTGGGGGGTAAGGTCAAAGCAACGCTGA
- a CDS encoding MarR family transcriptional regulator, producing the protein MSHTDQHRFAMQVAQLSRAWRAELDRRLVGLGLSQARWLVLLHLGRFAELPTQRELAQSVGVEGPTLARLLDSLEAQGLVSRQAVPEDRRAKKIALSPQARPLIEKIEAISAQLRKEVFAGIDEDELRRCQKVHAQVLSNLEKH; encoded by the coding sequence ATGTCGCACACCGATCAACACCGTTTTGCCATGCAAGTCGCCCAATTGTCACGCGCCTGGCGCGCCGAACTGGACCGTCGCCTGGTCGGCCTGGGCTTGTCGCAGGCGCGCTGGCTGGTGCTGTTGCACCTGGGACGTTTTGCTGAACTGCCAACCCAGCGTGAACTGGCGCAGAGTGTTGGCGTCGAGGGCCCGACCCTGGCGCGTCTGCTCGACAGTCTGGAGGCCCAGGGGCTGGTCAGCCGTCAGGCTGTACCGGAAGACCGCCGCGCCAAGAAGATCGCCCTTAGCCCGCAGGCACGTCCGCTGATTGAAAAGATCGAAGCGATCTCCGCACAGCTGCGTAAGGAGGTCTTCGCGGGCATCGACGAAGACGAGCTACGGCGTTGCCAGAAGGTCCATGCCCAGGTGTTGAGTAACCTGGAAAAACACTGA
- a CDS encoding DUF2804 domain-containing protein gives MDRLIQANGQPHYGIFPAAPALINYRDFDFRSPMGRKLGALAKWRRFHQFQYFGLISDELIGGCALANLSLLGVGFVYLFHPASGRMIERQFKLPLGFGSQFSQTPNQGVCEVHFGRNVLRLENSASSREKRLLVELDDGTRIDACFSEAEPAFQPMCINTPTAVNGWVYAQKVAGVRCSGQVRSALGDFDLAQIGAFAHHDWSAGYMRPETHWNWACLSGLAGEQRVGLNLSCGVNETSFTENCFWLDGELLKVDTVRFVFDRDLPLQPWTITSHDGQVELQFEGRGLHKERLNVGLLASNFKQIFGQFNGVLRPFGRPSVPIDNLWGFVEDQYVKW, from the coding sequence ATGGACCGACTGATTCAAGCCAACGGCCAGCCGCATTACGGCATTTTCCCCGCCGCTCCAGCGCTGATCAATTACCGTGATTTCGACTTCCGCTCGCCCATGGGGCGCAAGCTGGGTGCGCTAGCTAAATGGCGGCGTTTTCATCAGTTTCAGTATTTTGGCCTGATCAGTGACGAGCTGATTGGTGGCTGTGCTCTGGCCAATCTCAGCCTGCTGGGCGTGGGGTTTGTCTATCTGTTCCACCCGGCAAGTGGGCGCATGATTGAGCGGCAGTTCAAGCTGCCGCTGGGCTTTGGCAGTCAGTTCTCCCAGACCCCGAATCAGGGCGTGTGCGAGGTGCATTTTGGGCGTAACGTGCTGCGTTTGGAAAACAGCGCCTCTTCGCGGGAAAAGCGTTTGCTGGTGGAGCTGGATGATGGCACGCGTATCGATGCCTGTTTCTCCGAGGCAGAGCCTGCTTTTCAGCCGATGTGCATCAACACGCCTACGGCAGTCAATGGGTGGGTCTATGCGCAGAAAGTCGCGGGAGTCCGTTGCTCGGGCCAGGTACGCAGTGCGTTGGGGGATTTCGATCTGGCGCAAATCGGCGCCTTTGCTCACCACGACTGGTCGGCCGGCTACATGCGCCCCGAAACGCATTGGAACTGGGCGTGTCTGTCCGGTCTGGCGGGCGAGCAGCGGGTGGGACTGAACCTGTCCTGCGGAGTCAATGAAACCAGCTTTACCGAGAACTGCTTCTGGCTGGATGGTGAGCTGCTCAAGGTGGATACGGTACGCTTTGTCTTCGACCGTGATCTGCCACTGCAGCCCTGGACGATCACCTCCCATGATGGCCAGGTAGAGTTGCAGTTTGAGGGCCGTGGTCTGCACAAGGAGCGGCTGAATGTCGGGCTGTTGGCGAGTAATTTCAAACAGATTTTCGGTCAATTCAACGGCGTGTTGCGTCCATTCGGCCGGCCTTCGGTGCCGATCGACAACCTCTGGGGGTTTGTCGAAGACCAGTATGTTAAGTGGTGA
- a CDS encoding diguanylate cyclase, with protein sequence MSLPHAWLDDVRPNPYADQLASGFRLLRFSRPLEQEYRDYLRDDTYELKRIALTVGILVWLAFAAFDFALIKTSEVWWMLAIRMSVFLLLCVFGGLLIQRKYIHLLQPLSLVCVLALGVSAALVVGIAHRVDPDYPYEGLLLICMAAYFLVGLRLAEALYCSLLVMLIYVLVEVVMDGIDLPRLINNTLFLVFGNLIGAVGCYLLEFKSREHFLISRLMRVWADHDSLTGLHNRRSFNRQFERLWRQAKREERCLALLLCDVDHFKAYNDRYGHQAGDNVLQRIGSLLQDAARRPLDMAVRLGGEEFAVLLYDISEAEARNHAEALRLTLQALSIEHTASDTANVLTMSIGIACIQPGEGGALAQLYEHADRALYEAKAFGRNQVVA encoded by the coding sequence GTGTCACTCCCCCATGCCTGGCTAGATGATGTCCGCCCCAACCCATATGCCGATCAATTGGCATCGGGGTTTCGTTTGTTGCGTTTTTCTCGACCGCTTGAGCAGGAGTATCGCGATTACCTGCGCGATGACACTTATGAGCTCAAGCGCATTGCGCTGACGGTAGGCATTCTGGTCTGGCTGGCTTTCGCGGCATTTGATTTTGCCCTGATCAAAACGTCCGAAGTCTGGTGGATGCTGGCCATCCGCATGTCGGTATTCCTGCTGCTCTGTGTCTTTGGCGGATTATTGATTCAGCGCAAGTACATTCATTTGCTGCAACCGCTGAGTCTGGTCTGTGTGCTGGCACTCGGGGTCTCCGCGGCGCTGGTGGTGGGGATTGCGCACCGTGTGGATCCGGATTACCCCTACGAGGGGCTGCTGCTGATCTGTATGGCCGCCTATTTTCTGGTTGGCCTACGCCTGGCCGAAGCTCTGTATTGTTCATTGCTGGTGATGCTGATCTATGTGCTGGTGGAGGTGGTCATGGATGGCATTGACCTGCCCCGGTTGATCAACAACACCTTGTTTCTGGTGTTCGGCAACTTGATTGGTGCGGTGGGTTGCTACCTGCTGGAGTTCAAGTCGCGTGAGCATTTCCTGATTAGTCGGCTGATGCGGGTGTGGGCTGATCATGACAGCCTGACCGGCTTGCACAATCGGCGTAGCTTTAATCGTCAGTTCGAGCGGCTGTGGCGGCAGGCCAAGCGTGAGGAGCGCTGTCTGGCATTGCTGCTGTGTGATGTCGACCATTTCAAAGCGTATAACGATCGCTATGGCCACCAGGCCGGCGACAACGTGCTGCAGCGCATCGGCAGTCTCTTGCAGGACGCTGCACGGCGGCCCTTGGACATGGCCGTGCGCCTGGGCGGTGAAGAGTTCGCCGTGTTGCTGTATGACATCAGCGAGGCCGAGGCACGCAATCACGCCGAGGCTTTGCGTCTGACCCTGCAGGCCCTGAGCATCGAGCACACGGCTTCCGACACGGCGAATGTGTTGACCATGTCGATTGGTATTGCCTGCATTCAACCGGGCGAAGGTGGGGCGCTGGCGCAGTTGTATGAGCATGCCGATCGCGCGCTGTATGAAGCCAAGGCGTTTGGCCGCAATCAGGTGGTGGCCTGA